In the genome of Lactuca sativa cultivar Salinas chromosome 3, Lsat_Salinas_v11, whole genome shotgun sequence, the window tctctaaaagattcttgctggatactcttactccgcaCATACTCAAGGCACATCATAGATAGCAAAATTCTTATGCTAacgcatcataaatcaggcaactctagccataaaatatgaaatacctagcctattctctagcatgcatcactagtatctcaataataactcatagcacaaataagtaagggtattttgggacaTCACCGTTCCGGCTctgactgattgtacacactgctccaactcgttttctcttaaagatctttctcattttagaaaaatcatttcttttgaatttttttctcaaatcctcagtttgagtctagacacacccgaaggtacatccgaatccctccaaccaaggctctgataccaacttataacgccgcaaattttcaaacaattttttttcattttaaaatcacataattctcataaacaCAGTTCACAAAAATCccaattaattaattaacaaaacgtAACTCCATAATTGTGTGATTAATAATCCattatcctcaaaacataactctttctcttatgtgtacaatcaagctggtgccttcccgtgatcctgagaagaacctgaaacacatatcacacataacacggtaagcatgaagcttagtgagttccccaaaataccacacatatctcattagcctctcatggctgtACTCtgataagaccctccggttaatgtgtctcagtgggaccctccggtcccacaactcgggtggaccctccggtcctaacttagcaagctcataataatacacaacataactCACAAAGACAttatgcaggatatcacaatactcaatataagcacataagaccctccggtgaCACAAAGGTTACAACTCtcggtaaagtatagtgagaaaactcacctcgaatgatgaACAACTCCTATAAACGTTGCTGCTGCGCACGAACCTCTATATCTGAGCCAAACCCACATTTAACCCAATTAGGATCTAAGTCCAAGCTcttactcattaggtctaaaggtagtccactaaccagcCCATCCATAAcccaaaacccattgggcccacaaaggcccaataataaatgggctctcccgAGGCTCAACTCTCAAGTTTAAATGGCAAGCCCAACACAAGGGCCCAACATACATATAAATGATATTTATTTGATCAAAATCTCTATTACACAAGCTAAAAAATCCTACCCTAACCCTTAAGGCCAATAAGATTTATCCCAAAAAGCCCACAaacgaggttacgcggggcgtacctcccttggcacgctcagcgtacacaagcATGCACGAATCCTGATCGGGGACACCAacctagtacgcggggcatactaggATTACGCTCGACGTACGTGCAGTATGGATTTTCCCCCTctcttggtcttaacccgttaagattGTAGCTTatatcacagatctggactccctaaaggctcttactccataaagtttgtGATTTTAAGCCATTGCATGGTTGataaagtcacaaacacccaaaactctCATTCTCTTATatcaaaatgctcatatctcatgcatgggttgattcAAACGTCCAAGTATTGAGTTTTATGACTCTACACCACTAAAGACACTCAAAGAAGCTTATAATAATATCTGGAACTCAATAACTCATAAAGCATccaactttgggaccaaaacctaaaataaactaaaatgatgcacaaatcaaaagagtgagaaagctttgagctttatacctcaaaatgaagctctAAACTCAGATAAACTCAGATCCAAAGCCTGgaatcccactccttcttcttcaaggctccttcttcactccaaagagACACAAGATCAGTCAATAGCTCACAAATGGACACACAAGCTCAATGGACGAgtatttagggtttgagagggttgatTGTCTGaaaatggtggccaggaatgtggccatcttattctttatatagggacaccccCTCATTTTGGTTTTTCTctctgtgcctagtacgcccaatgtaccctttggtacgcccaacatactaggtgaCTTCGCTTCAAATTCACGCACATGAGTATGCTAAGCATACATACACATATGTCCAACGTACTCAACCCccacctttctcaaataagggacttATCCTGCCAAAACTTTAAATTGTCATAACTTCCTTGTTATATGTCTGTTTCCAGTGAACCtaatatccacggaaaggtgacgagaagccaTACGCTTATAGAAATTTTTCATAGCCTCGAGGATTCCTCATGCCCAGGTTGCAGCCCACGGACCCTAAATCATGGACGATtcaaaacaggatgttacagttATGGTGGTGAATGATGGTGCTAGAAGGTGATGTGTGTTGTTGGAGGTGGACGATGGTGGTGGGTGTGGTTGCCATTGGACGGAAAAGATGACTTGAACATAACTTATTTGTAAATCGTTTGGGGCGGACGCATGAATTCATACCAGGTGTTGCCTAGTTGAAGTAGGTGTTGCTAGCGCaagaaaaacttataaaaaaaggGCAAATACCATAAAAATCACAACATGTTCACGCGTAATTGAAAAAAATCCTTTCTTTTTTGTTAGCTCTGGCCATAAATGGGACGCAGAGTTTTCACTTTTCACTCAAACCCATTTAATAGGTTTCATGGTTAACTCCGTTATCGTATTTGCAAAGTCAGTCCTAAAATTGGGTTTAACTTTCAAATTTGGTTTCTGTAGTTTGAAAAAAATTCCACCACATGTCCAAAACttggttttatatttttttaacttttctattttcatttattttttattttttagtcaaAACTAAACttggttttatatttttttatatactattttatattcatatattttaCAATTTCGTAAGTTTttcggtgtgtgtgtgtgtgtgtatatatatatatatatatatatatatatatatatatatatatatatatatatatatatatatactctaataTGTTAAAACATGTTATACTTTTTGAAAAAGGTAAAGAAAAAGTTATCAAATttatgaaaaataaaacaaaaaaaaatgaacaaattaaaaatacaaaaagataaaaaataaatacaaaaaaactaaaaacatacgaaaaatgtaaaatatattaatataaaatagtaTATAAAAAACGAAACTAAATAAAGCGTGTGTCtttgtgtgtctatatatatatatatatatatatatatatatatatatatatatatatatatatatatatatatatatatatatatatatatatatatatatatatatatatatatatatatatatatatatatatatatatataatacaaaaaatataaaaatacggaaaacgaaaaaaaacaaaaaaaatataaaaccaaGTTTAGTTTTGactaaaaagtaaaaaataaatggAATactaaattgcaaaaatggtccctatggttgtcAAAATTGTACGGTTTTGTTTCAAAAAAGTTTGGTGGTGCATCAGTGGTcaaatttcaaatctttttaGTGATTTTGGTCCCTATAGTTGCCATTTATTTGTGGTATTGGTCTATACTCCACCTAAAATGACAAATATTCCCTTACataattcatttttaatttcttttatttatttttctaagtattctaattaaaaaaaaaccaaTCACCCTTCTTATCCTCCcatatactgtcacacccccgaaccaaaacggcggaaacgtccgagggcggatgacgtcattgtatagtatcttaacaattgaatatgaatgaaataTAGCAACCAAACATCGTACATTAAAAGATAccaacatacattgtttacaaattgtattTGTTCACAAATTTACACAAAAGTGACATAAAATATGATGTTCTAAAATGTTGCAAATATCcaaaatccatagcccaaataccTGCTCActgagtccctgagaatacaagtcgtttcaAAAGTGTCAACATAAAatgttggcgagttcataagcatgtttttatgaaaagctTTGTAACATCTTTGTTTGTAATAATTTGTAAAACtccagaaaattcgatattttctatgaaaagtGTGTTGTAAGTCTCGTTCTAAAACTATGAATAATTGCATGCAtgtcctttgttttcttttgtttgtaaTTTAAAAGAGTGTGtgttcctagaaaatctcatattttctattttatgaaaaattatagtcttaaaaccctaaggcTAGAGTGGTGATAGTAATGTACAAAAATGAAgcgtagttttatattttataaaaccagTGAAGTATATACTTTTTTTGTAAATCCAAAGTAACGTTGTTAATAcctatgtgagtcgttacaaccatgcttgatgttattgatatgcttgtcataacgttcttcaggcgtcagtttcgataagatatttgtcaccctaaacTGGCCCTGTCTAGCTTTAGCGAAcaaccactacaagaaaaatagccttttacgacgcgcaaaccacgacactcattgatttatgttacgcaaaggagagtgacgtTCAAAaattgtcatctcttcaaaaaatttaaggatttaggtcacgcattattgcgtgcccttaaaataACGTCATacgagaaaaaaaattaaaaacacggagggcgctgtatCTTAAATGGGCGTCGTTTATGAGTGTCGcaatataattttaatgaaaagcGCGTTTAGTAGATAGGGGGaaaatgaaaaccctaaaattttgaacacccgcctTCTTTTTTATCCTCCACTTTTGCTTCCTTCTTGCCCTAATTACGATCCTTTCTTCCTCCTCCATAGATTCGACTGCCGCCTTGCCTAGTTATCGACACTCCTTCCTTCATTCCTCACTTGCCTTCTTCGCCTGACAATATCTCAAGAAGTACAACTCCGAAAGCGTACAAGTCGGACTTCTGTGTCGGAACTCTGGTAGACTAAAATTCAGGCGACATGTAGCCTCATGTGCCCTAGAATTTCACGAATCTTGAATTTGGCCTACTTGAATCTCGTTCCAAGCTTAAACTTAAACCCTTTTAGCATAGCTACTCTCTTTTACGAGCCTTCAACAAGAACCATGATTTCATTTGAGTCAGCAATGAAGCGCTTAGGTGGCGAAGTTTTAACAACAGAAAATGCACGCGAATTCTCTTCTGCTGCAAAGGGAGAAACACTTGAAGTTAGTGCCTTCTTTCATCTTCTTTCTCTCATTctgagtttatttatttatttatttatttatttatttatttatttatttattttgattcatattctaTTAGAACTGTGGATGGGTATTCAGATATAATTGTAATGAGGCATTTTGAAAGTGGTGTTGCCAGAAGAGCAGCGATGACAGCTAACATTCATGTTATCAATGTTGGGGATGGTTCAGGTCAGCATCCTTCTCAAGCTCTTCTTGATGTGTACACCATTGAAAGAGAGATAGGAAAGCTGTATGGAATCAAAGTCGAACTTGTTGGGGATCTTGCAAATGGGCGAACAGTTCGCTCTCTTGCATATCTTTTAGCCAAATACAATGATGTCAAGATCTACTTTGTCTCTCCGGAAGTTGTAAAGATGAAGGTATGcagttattatatattatattatatgtatCTGAAAAGAATGTGTGAATGTCTTGATGGATTAATTTAGGAGGACATCAAAGAGTACTTAACATTAAAGGGAGTTGAATGGGAAGAAAGTGCTGATTTGAAGGAAGTGGCATCGAAATGTGATGTGGTGTATCAGACTCGCGTCCAGAAGAAACATTTTGGAGAGAGAAGCGATCTTTATGAGGAAGCTCATGGGAAATACATTATTGATAGAGATGTATTGGGTGTGATGCAGAAACATGCCATTTTCATGCATCCTCTCCCTAGGCTTGATGAGGTACAAATTCTTgtcttgtttttgtttttagttttatgtataatataatataattaagtAGAGTTTTGTTTGTGAATTGTAGATAACAGTGGATGTAGATGGGGACCCAAGGGCTGCTTATTTTAGACAAGCTAAAAATGGACTCTACATTAGAATGGCTTTGCTCAAGCTCTTACTTGTCGGTTGGTGAATGGTGATTGATTGATATgcaatggtcaatggtcaatggtcaatggtcTTGGTTTGAAAGGGAGAGTCCTTTTGCTGAATAACTACACTTTCTGTCTGGTCTCGTCAAAACTGCAAGAAATTCCATTTCCATGTGTTAGATTAGATATATCACCTAAAGTCTAAAGATTGCAACTTATTAGTTAATAATTTATGCTTATGGATTTTTGGGAAGTCTTCTTGCTCTCCTGTTTAATGGTGATTTATTGTGGACATTGTTTAATGGACATTGATATTAAAGCAGACTTATTTTCATTTTTCAGTTAAATGTTGGGTTGTTGAGCACCTATGCTTCTTTGAGCACAAATCTAAGGGTATTTTTGTTATGTTAAACTTAAACCCTTTTATCAAAGTACTGTTTGGATGTGAATTGTAGTTTGGGTTGTTGATGAGACTTGAGTGTTTGTTGACTGCAGATTCTGATTCTAGCAGTGCTTCTGAAAAGGAGGTAAAAGATCTTAAGGCTTCTACTTAGTTTACTAGGGCAAAGGTAGATCTAAAGTTATCCTTTGTAGtatatgatatgaattatctGGAAATTGcaagatatgttttttttttgtcttgggTGGAATCTTTAtgactagttatatatatatatatatatatatatatatatatatatatatatatatatatatatatatataatcttagaAAAAGAGACCTGCAGAAGCCAAGGCAGCTGAAGATGCTCGGAGGCGAGTGGAGGCGGAAGCTGCTGCAGAAGCAAAACGGAAAAGAGACCTGGAAAGGGAAGCAGCCAGACAAGCATTATTGAAGGTATTCTGTATTTCTATTTTGCAacatatattttattataatatatatattattgtactTTTCTTCGATTGAAGAATAAATACCATATGTAACAGGTAATCAGTAACATCCATTCGAATTTCTCAATCATCCGTCTCCTGTTGTATATTTTCATCTTCCTCCATTCTCCAAATATTAGACATTAAAGGACTTCCTTTGTCTTCAATCAGATGCTAAACAAAGGTAATTACCTATGCTATCATACATTCTCTCATATTCATCAGTCATCATGTTTTCTTGAAAAGGCATAGATAGAAGAAAGCTATCACAAtcccagaaaaaaaaaaatagatagaGGAAGATGTAGGAACTGAACTCATATTCATCAGTCATCATGTTTTCTCTCATATTCATTAATATATAATCTGTAGGTGTTCAACTAATATAATCTGATCACAATATAATCTAAAAAAGttttctttttttcatttttctgtaGGTGTTCAACTAATAGTTCAGGTTGGGCTGAAAAAACCCTAGTTAGGGACTCATTACCAAATTCTATATTAAATGACTTGAGAAAAGTTGAGTAGATATTAACAAAAATAGATGAGAATCAAACTCAAAGTGGTTACAGTTTAGAACATGTTTTAAACAGCTCTGATAACATAAACATGAGAAGTGAAATGATGAAATTTGTTAGAAATGTTAGTTTACAATGTTTAAATGTATTTCCACATGACCATATTTTAAAAGAAGCTGCACTTGTTGCTGAAGAGATTTCAAACACAAAAATGAACTCCTCTAGTGTTGCTATTACTCCATGTAGGACATTGGCAAAAAGCCTCTTGAAAGTTAATCATCAGGtatgtttattttgtttatatttaattatttattcgatataaaaatatgttttatataaCTGAATAGTAAATAACTAAATACATACAAGATGTACATTTATCTGGTGTTTATGCAAGAAAAGTATTTGGCATGGCATTATTATCCATTGAAGGGCTTCCATGGGTAAGAAATAAAAATCGAGATTATCTCTACTTTACAAATTAcaaaaactttatatatatatatatatatatatatatatatatatatatatatatatatatatgtatatatatatatatatatatatatatataatcatttaattttattttatacgaCTCACAGGATCCCAAATCAAACGCCTCACTTTTATTCTTTTGGTATGCTGAACTTGAACTTGAACTTTCAAACAACAATTCTTCTAGGAGCTCAGAATCATCATTATCACGAACATTACACATTCTTTGTTGCTTGGGATGTGGGGTAAAATTTAGTCAATTCAAAATTCAACCATCAAGTTTACAGCTGTTAAGGGCACGTCAAGGATTTAAAGAACAAATAAGGGTAATTCAGGAAACATGGATACATGGGAGTATTAATGAAAATTCTGTTGCTTCTATTTGTTGTGCTTCTTTATTTGAAGAGTTGACTTCTGCATTGGAATCTGGAATAGAAATTTTAGATCAATCTCTTTCCATGGTGCTTCCAGGTGATTTCATGATCATTTTaattatcatatttaattttgttAGATTGTAGAATCTGTTTAGTTATTGTGGATAACATAATGGAGAAGACAAATTCATCAACTTGAATTACTATTCAACTATTATATACAAATGCTATGGAAGCATCATTAAGAAGTAGAGCTTGCaaatatttggaaaattttggtgCAAGAATTACAGATATACCCCTTCAGTCCCAAACTCTATAATACAATTAATCAAATTCGACATCTTCATACTTCCCCTAGTAACCTTCGATGGATCATTGATGATTACTTACACAAGTAAGATCAAAATTTTAATCTGTCCTCATAGGGGTAATTGTGTCATTAGTATGAATCTTTGAAACTGAATCATGTTGTTGTGGTGTTTACAGGAAACCATCAGTGAGTGTTTGTCTGTTTGCATTATCATATTTGTTGTATGAAATCCATGTTACACATGACATGTCAGCAGCTAGAAGAATTTACTTTCATGCCATTCACTCATGTCCATGGTAATATAACATCTTCATCTTTtacaatttcaaatttcaaatttcaaaattcaaaatatttgGTTATCGGATTTGTTGGAAGTTATGCGTGAGAAAGAGATGAATGTGAGGACTGATGTATATGAAATCCTTTTGCAAGATGAGATGGATGTGTCCAAATAACTTTAGGTAAAAAAGGTATTGTATTGTATACTACATAATATTCATCAAACTTTGCAtggatttgacttttgttgatgTAGGAACTGAACTCGGAGTCGGTTATACCTAGAGGTTTCCTCGAATGGAAAGCGACCATGGATTCTTGGGGTTCCAAAATGATATCTGCTATAGAGGTGAAGTGATTTTGCATCATAATTTCTAATATTACAGGATATAATTCAAAATTCAATTTCCTCAAGCTGTTGCTGAAATTACAACAATTGGTTCCACTGAGGTCACTTTTTATCTTGGACATGTGACACATAAGTAAATGGTTAAGGTCATAGAAATGTAATATTCGTTAATTTTCACTTATCCTAACCAAACTTTATTTCGTACTTATTATACTTTGGTTTTGATTTTATGTGGCGTGTTATCTAACAATCCAAGAGCTACCCCAATTTGTTGATGTTTGAATTATATGTTTCTAGATTGCAGGGTCCGCATCTTCTTGCTCCAACAGGGAGTAACCTTGAATGCCATGGGAAAGAGGGTACTGTGTTTGTGGGATAAAATTATGACAAGTAGATTCTCTGGAGAGGACCCGAAGCCTTTCATTCCATGACAAGTACAAACAAGGCCTTGTTATCGGTTGTAAGTATTGTATTTCTAGCACCCATTTTATCAATTTAGCCACTCAATGTAACAGcccagatttccaggtattatttattcatatatctttggtattttgtgaggggagtcggcgagttggagctcaaactcgccgagtaggatcgcggttttggacgcgggttcgcgcctggactcggcgagtctgtgctgtttaatgaaaccctaatttcctggtcctaagccctatttaaaggaccttatggcctttcattgcggctaccttcgaccttgagagcaccagagcagctgagagttcttgtgagtgagataagaggccattattcaccaattttgagtgtgtttgcaagaaaggaagaggaaggtcaagctaggagagttggggagcttggatctatttCCATTTCGACAGAAGAAGctacttgaggtatcattcagagcttattctcgtgtttttgttgatatggccaaatctagggtttcttcatgccttttttgccttgtatttggagtgtgagaggtccctaggggaaatggtacctagattTGGACCTTAgtgggtccagagagtcccaaatgccctgctttatgcctttccttttgagttggggacttaggttaccattttagatgtcatttcttcaaaagaagccttgtaggcgttgcatggtagccaagatggtaactttacgtgatgaatgtacttgggagggctagatctatgagttgttggagcggatctgaccttagaagcgagattgagtttatgcatggcatggactcgccgagtccgaagaacagactcggcgagtagcatgaagattgtccttaaccactcagcgagtggtcttgccgagttaagggttgactcagtgagtcagggagagttagagagggttgacaggtggactgagtcgagctggaacttgccgagttgttcttgacactcggcgagttgagtcgtggtggccccgtgattcatgccaggtggaactcgtcgagtcagggaagtactcgacgtgtcaaaagaggatcctagggagtcagtaaacatgtatagactcgccgagtcgctctagtgcactcgccgagccCGGTCagaattgaccgttgaccagagttgactagtgttaacttgataggggtagtcaaccttggttgagaaagtgttaattagagatatattgtgttattggAGGATTATaactcgggggatcgagcgcaagtgatttccgggatttgcgagttatcgagatacacgacgtgagtcttctcactatactttcagagttatgtgacagagtatttgtatgctataggtatgttatgtgttgtgctgcattatttctatgtgatttatgttgtgcatgtttatagagttggaaccggaaggttcccagagttagaaccagtgggttcatagagtagggtctacggacccacagagttatagcctcgagtggctaatatgtgttatgtgtggtattttggggaactcactaagctttgtgcttacagtgttagtgttgtttgtttcaggtactagtgatgaccgtgggaaggtgctggcttgatctgtacacacgcatgggatttttatgatatatgatcttgggatttttgtatgatatggattggagtcttaaaacattgatgtttttatgaaaattaaatgaaaatgtttttatattttgcgaaaaattattttgaaattcacggtgttacactcAAACTCAAACTGCTAttaaaataaatcacaaataattcattaataatgtttgtaattatgCAATGCAATGCAGATATGGAGCATTGGAAGTTGTGTCACCTATCCCCTCCTAATTCGTTCCCATCTCCTTGCTTAGCCTAAGCCCAACCACCTACTTGCAGGTTGATCTTGAATAAGCAAaggggcaatggattgtattttttgtatctaattcgtttgtaaaATTTTGTTACAATTTCAATtggtttgttttatctttccatggaacgattatttgtatgacaataaatttatgcaatggattctattttttgtatatgatatttatttctattatgaaacattaaatataaatttaatttgaaaataagtaaatctataaataatattttttttaaacatttcaaattatgatacgcaaaaatgtgtgtcatcttcatttatgacatggcctttcttgacaggggcttttttgatacgcattgcgcgtcATTAAtatgcgcgtcgtaaggttacgacacgcgaatgcatgtcgtcttcctttatgacaaggccttccttgatatgTATTGGGTGTCGTAAACacacgtcgtaaatgcgcgtcgtctctctttatgacagggccttccttgacgcgcatttgcgcgtcgtctgagccttttacgacgcgcaatgagcgtcgtgaaaggctgtttttctagtagtgaactcaggtgtgggggtgtcaaccccatatagatctatacacaattacctTGCTCTCCATCTAggggactctggttataactacaggacttacgGTGTATGATAGGTAGGTACAACGAAGGAaagtctcacaagagccttaacagATAATGAAAATAACATTACTTGTGTAAATTCGTGACTGAAGTTTTATGACACGCGTATTACAGCTTTATGACATACAACATATACTTGTACTTTTAAAAGCTTTATGATGGACAGATAATGACACTCAGATTTTTCTGTCGTAATAATTCTATTTTGTATACCATTTTGGTTAAATTATTTATAacactttttataaataatcattaatggAGTTGTATAATTGTAATATATGTTGTGTAAATAGCATAATCCTCTAAGTTTTTAAACCATTCAAAAATATGACAACATATTACGACTATTTTACTAGAAAAAtaatttttaacaaaataaacAAGTTTTGTAGTTTGCTCAACATACCAAAATTTGTTTAAGAGTtttgtaacacaaaatatacTATTTTCTTGTGATTCTAACATGTCACGATTTCTACAATACACATGGAATAACTTTGAactttattttatccaaatatTTGTGTAGTTATGAGTGTTAAAATATATATGTCCAAAAGTTAATATGCTTGAGTACAACATTCATATCCTTGTCATTTTTGAATGTACAAACCATATCCACAAGATTTCATGCATCATATATGTTAACAAACACAtttcttatgattttatgaagATGTATAAGTTAAACTTCATGTTCATGCAATTACCCAAaggttaaacacataacacattggtccatgcaattatccaatggttaaacaaaaacttgacttgtattcccccccaaaagtatgaaaaactcgaaaaaagtggggtatgaagctcaccttcgTTGATTTCATGTGGTAGGAGGAAGAAGAAGGAAATTTTCGAGTCTAGCCTTGTGTCTTGGAGAGATTCTCGAAAATGGGGATGCTCTTAGAGCTACACACAAAATGGTGTGTGTAAGTGGAATAATCTTAGCACAAACATGAAATAAAACACTTTGAGTTTCATAAGGACTTACCAAGATGCCTATGGTCGGctttgttgatgatgatgttcgAAATTTTTGAGAGAATAAGGAGGGGAGCTTATTTAGAGCAAAGTGAGGAaatgtgagtgttttgtgtgtgcgTGAAGGTGTGGGTGTGGGGATCGGCCGACATAAGAGGGGGAGGA includes:
- the LOC111909407 gene encoding aspartate carbamoyltransferase 1, chloroplastic, giving the protein MCPRISRILNLAYLNLVPSLNLNPFSIATLFYEPSTRTMISFESAMKRLGGEVLTTENAREFSSAAKGETLEDSIRTVDGYSDIIVMRHFESGVARRAAMTANIHVINVGDGSGQHPSQALLDVYTIEREIGKLYGIKVELVGDLANGRTVRSLAYLLAKYNDVKIYFVSPEVVKMKEDIKEYLTLKGVEWEESADLKEVASKCDVVYQTRVQKKHFGERSDLYEEAHGKYIIDRDVLGVMQKHAIFMHPLPRLDEITVDVDGDPRAAYFRQAKNGLYIRMALLKLLLVGW